The genomic interval GGATCGCGCCGGCCCAGCATATTCAAATTAGGGCCGTTTAAAACCAATAACTTCATAATGATATATGAGATGAAATTTGTTCTTTTAGTTCAACCATTCGCTCCTCGCTTACCGGTACATTGTGTCCCAATGCCATCGGCTGCGTCTTTTTATATAACGGTACCAAGTGCAGGTGTGCATGAGGCACTTCCAGTCCCTGTACAATAATACCCGTACGTAACGGATTCAACGCTTCATCTATAGCTCCGGATATGGTTCGGGACAGGCTCATTGTACTTTGCATAAGCTCCGTTGGCAGATCAAAAAAATAATCAATCTCTTGTTTGGGTACTACCAGCGTATGCCCCTCTGCAATAGGATTGATATCCAAAAATGCAATATGCTCATCCGTCTCTGCAACCTTGTGGCAGGGTATTTCGCCCTCAATAATTTTCGTAAATATGCTAGACATAGTAATTAGTGGTTAAATTTTTGTTCATCGAAGCTCTAATAATTTTTCATTCTTAATTTATAATTCCTAATTCAAATACGCTCGTATTCCATCTTTTGCTCATCCAGGCCTATCGTACCTTCCTTTATACCCCAATCCAGATACCCCAACACCTCAGATAATACCAAAAAAATCGCTCCGCTTTTTATTGCATCGGGAAACATCCGTTGAGACAGCTTTATTAAGCTCATGGACTGTTGTTCTAATAATTGCTGTATTTTCTGATACCGTTTTTTGTGCTCCGCAAGATGATGGTCTGCCACTTCAGTAATATTATCAATTTGCTCTCCGTGGCCCGGCATCACGACTCCTTCTTGTTTCCTGATCCATTGCAACGACTCCCGATATTGCAACAAACTTTTGTTTCGCTGTCCCGTATCAGCATCAAAATTAATAAGTGCATTTGTACTGATATGGCCGAGCAGCAAATCTCCGCTAAAAATAATGCCTTGATCGGTTACAAATGATAAATGACCCGGGGCATGGCCAGGCGTTAGGCACACCTCTGCACCTATAGATCCGCTGCTTAAATGATCACCATCCGAAATCCATTGTGGCTCTAATGGTTGCTGGTACTGCTGTAGCCACTCCAGCTGCTCGAGCATTTGCTGAGTAAGGGTTTCAGGAATATTATGCCGATCAAAAAATGCTTCAAACAATTCACTGTTATCATTAGCTGCAAAATTAGTACGATCTTTAGGATGACCCATAACCGTTGCTCCCGAACGGTCCGCCAGCTTCACGGCCTGGCCATAATGGTCCGGATGGCCGTGCGTAAGCCAAATTTCATCCAGATCTTTAACCTGTAAATCATGATCCCTCAGATGTTGTTTCACCGTCTCATATGCCTCATCACTGTAATGTCCGGTATCAACAAGCACAATTTTTTCATCAATGATTAAATAGCTAAATACATCACCTACGGCAAAAGGTGTAGAAATCCGAATAGGAAAAACTGGCAGATCAGAAAATTTGTCCACGTATGTCTTCGTCTTTAAAATTCTTGGTCTTTACCTCTTCAAGGTATCATTTTTTAGGCAAAATCATCAGTCCCTTCT from Fodinibius salinus carries:
- a CDS encoding HIT family protein, with product MSSIFTKIIEGEIPCHKVAETDEHIAFLDINPIAEGHTLVVPKQEIDYFFDLPTELMQSTMSLSRTISGAIDEALNPLRTGIIVQGLEVPHAHLHLVPLYKKTQPMALGHNVPVSEERMVELKEQISSHISL
- a CDS encoding MBL fold metallo-hydrolase: MDKFSDLPVFPIRISTPFAVGDVFSYLIIDEKIVLVDTGHYSDEAYETVKQHLRDHDLQVKDLDEIWLTHGHPDHYGQAVKLADRSGATVMGHPKDRTNFAANDNSELFEAFFDRHNIPETLTQQMLEQLEWLQQYQQPLEPQWISDGDHLSSGSIGAEVCLTPGHAPGHLSFVTDQGIIFSGDLLLGHISTNALINFDADTGQRNKSLLQYRESLQWIRKQEGVVMPGHGEQIDNITEVADHHLAEHKKRYQKIQQLLEQQSMSLIKLSQRMFPDAIKSGAIFLVLSEVLGYLDWGIKEGTIGLDEQKMEYERI